In Equus caballus isolate H_3958 breed thoroughbred chromosome 28, TB-T2T, whole genome shotgun sequence, the following proteins share a genomic window:
- the LOC138921245 gene encoding uncharacterized protein: MGQKCNFILILITIIIITITITKIITITTITITTITIMTITITIIIITITITKIITITTITITTITIMTITIITITITIIIITITITKIITITTITITTITIMTITIITITITIIIITITITKIITITTITITTITIITITTIMMMALNIMAIMTITIITITITTITITTIITITIITITIITITITTITITTITITTIIAITIIAITIIIIIIMTITIMTITTDTITTIVLIS, from the exons ATGGGTCAG AAATGTAAtttcatcctcatcctcatcaccatcatcatcatcaccatcacaatCACCAAGATCATCACTATCAcgaccatcaccatcaccactatcaccatcatgaccatcaccatcaccatcatcatcatcaccatcacaatCACCAAGATCATCACTATCAcgaccatcaccatcaccactatcaccatcatgaccatcaccatcatcaccatcaccatcaccatcatcatcatcaccatcacaatCACCAAGATCATCACTATCAcgaccatcaccatcaccactatcaccatcatgaccatcaccatcatcaccatcaccatcaccatcatcatcatcaccatcacaatCACCAAGATCATCACTATCAcgaccatcaccatcaccactatcaccatcatcaccatcaccaccatcatgaTGATGGCCCTCAACATCATGGCCATCAtgaccatcaccatcatcaccatcaccatcaccaccatcaccatcaccaccatcatcaccatcaccatcatcaccatcaccatcatcaccatcaccatcaccaccatcaccatcaccaccatcaccatcaccaccatcatcgcCATCACCATCATCGCCATCACCATCAtc atcatcatcatcatgaccaTCACCATCATGACCATCACCACcgacaccatcaccaccattgtTCTTATTTCCTGA